Below is a window of Nocardioides sp. S-1144 DNA.
ATCGCACGACGACGACGACGCACCGCCCGCACGACGGAGACGAGCCCGTCGACGCGGTCGCCGGCCGCCACGCCCAGCCCTCCCGAGGACCCCGACGCCGTCGCGCGCCTCGCCGAGGCCCACCCCGTGCCGGGTCCGGGGACCGAGCCCACCCGGATCCGTCGCCTCCAGGGTGACCACGGCGACCGGGGCGACCGGGGCGACCGGGGCACCGACGGCGGACCCGGGACACCGGGCGGTCCGGACCTGGCCGCCGCCCTGCGCCAGCAGCGCGCCCGCGCGACCGGGAGGTCGCGCGCCGACGTCGACCAGGAGGCGGCCCAGGAGGGCGCGCAACGCGCGCACGGCGAGGCGCTGCTCACCTCCTCGGGCCAGCGGGCGACCGCGGAGGCGCAGCAGTTCGGGCTGGGCGGCGGCGTCGACCACCAGCGCATCGGCGCCACCGTCACCCGGAACCGCGCGCTGGGCGCGACCGGCTTCGAGGAGCTGCTCGCCGGGCGCCGGGCCCGCACGGAGGCGATGACGCCCGTGTCGGGCGCGACACCGGCGCTCGACGACCACCAGGGCGGGCTCGCGGACCGGGAGGCCCGCCTCGCGGAGCTCGGCGAGCTGCGCACCGAGGCTTCCCGCCGCAGGGACGGGCTGGCCGCCGTGCTCGCCGGGGCGCGGCAGACCGCGGCCGAGGCGGTCGCGGTCGCCAGCTGGGACCAGGACGCCCTCGACCAGCTCGCGTCGGCCGCCTCCGCGGCCCTGGCCGGGCTGAGGGTGAGCAGCCTCGAGACCCCCGAGCAGGTCGAGGCCGGGCTCGGCGCGGTGCAGGCCGCGATCATGCCGCTCCTCGAGCGGGCCCGCGAGGACATCGCCTGGATGGAGCGGCTGCAGCCACGCACCGAGACCGAGATCCGGGAGGGGGTCGAGGAGTTCCGGACCACGGGCTCGACCGACGTCATGAACAGCGCGATGTGCCAGCTGTGGCAGAACATCCTCTCCCTCGGACCGGCGATCCCGCGGGACGGCGTCCTCGTGGAGGCCAAGTTCGACGGCCTCTCCAGCGAGATCGACCGCAAGACCTCCTTCGACCCCGGCAGGGCGACCGCCGCCCTGACCTCGGGCACGCCGAGGCAGAAGGCCGACCTGGTCGAGCAGCTGCAGAAGCGGGCCTCGACCAAGCGCTCCATCACCGAGGTGCTCAAGGTCGGCTACGACACCAAGAAGCTCCTCACGATCGTGAACCGGCTCGCCAGCGTCGACGGCCTCGCGACCGCGATGGCCCACACGACCCCGGACGACCTCGACCAGATCACCCAGCGCTGCCGGGACACCAAGGTCCTCCTGCGGATCTACCGGGCGGCGAGGCTCGACGGGGCACGGGTGGTGAAGTGGCTCGTCACCAGCGCCCGGCACGACGCCGCGGACCTCGACGCCTACCTCGCGCGCGGTGGCCGGGCGTGGCTCGACGAGACCTGCGGCCCTCCGGCGCTCCCGGCCGGGGTCACCAAGGAGGACATCGTCCGCGACGCGCAGCCGAAGGAGGGCTCGGCGCGGCCACCGACGAACGGCTTCGCCGGCAACCGGAGGTTCACCAACCAGGGGAAGCTGCCCGACATGCTGCTGCCGGCGAGGACCGCCGAGAACAAGGCCATCACCTACCGGGAGTACGACGTGCAGCGCTACCGACCCGGCGTCGACCGGGGCAGTCGACGGTTCGTCAAGGGCAGCGACGGCCGCTTCTACTACACCGACGACCACTACCAGACGTTCCGCAAGTTCGCGCCGTGAGGCTGACCGCGCCCGAGGCGCTCCACGTCCAGGTCGAGGACCCCAGCGCCTTCGCCGAGACCTACACCCGGCTCCAGGGCGAGTACCCGGACGCCCGCACCTGGCGGGTGCGGGGCGACCGCATGGCGACCGCCCGCGCCGCGTTCGACGAGCTCGGCGCCGCGCTGCAGCTCCCGTACTACTTCGGCGGCAACTGGGCCGCCCTCGAGGACTGCCTCCTCGACCTCGACTGGGCGCCCGCGACCGACTACCTGCTGCTGGTCTGCGACGCGCACCTGGCCCTCGCGGACGAGCCCGACCAGCTGCCGAGCCTCCTGGGCTCGCTGGTCCGGGCCCACGAGGCCTGGCAGCCGCGCTCGTTCCGCACCGTCCTGCAGGTGCCCGCCGGGGCCGACGACGCGCTCTGGTCGCGGCTGGCGCAGGCCGGACAGGCCACCGCCGTGTAGACAGGGGCCGTGGACGCCACCGCCGCCGGCCGCACGGCCCGCACCCTCGAGACGCTGCACGCCCTCAGCTACTTCGCCCCGGAGGTCGACGCCGAGCTCGTCGCGCTCGGCGTCCGGACCGGGAGGGCGACCTACTTCGCGTCGCGCTCGGCTCCCATGGGCGCCGTGGGCGCGGGCACCGTCACAGCGACGTTCTTCGTCTTCAACCCCACCCTGGTGGCCCGGCTCGTCCCGGCGGTCTGGGCGGCCGCGGCACCGGCCGACGTGGTCGCGGCCCGGTTCCGCGCGGTCGACGCGGCCTACCGCCGACTGCTGGGCGACGAGGCGGTCGCCGCGCCCGAGATCGCCGAGGCCGCCGACCTGACCCGCGCCGCCGTCGCCGGGTGCGACCCGGCCGGCCGGCCGCTCTACGCCGCGCACGCCGACCTCGCCTGGCCCGACGAGCCGCACCTCGCGCTGTGGCACGGGCTCAGCCTGCTGCGCGAGTACCGCGGCGACGGTCACGTCGCGGCGCTGCTCTCGCACGGTCTCACCGGCCTGGAGTCGCTGGTGACCCACACCGCGACCGGCACCGGCTTCACCGAGCCCGCGGCGAAGCTGACCCGCGGCTGGTCCGACGAGCAGTGGGCCGGGGCCGTCTCCTCGCTCGCCGAGCGCGGGCTCGTGGACGCCGGCGGCGGCCTCACCGAGGCCGGCGTCGCCCTGCGCGCCTCGATCGAGGCCGCGACCGACGAGCTGGCGCTGGCGCCGTGGGCGACCCTCGGCGAGGCCGGCCGCGAGCGGCTCGGCGCGATCGGCAAGCCGCTGGTGATCCGGGCGCTCAAGGCCGGGGCGTTCCCCGCCGGCGTCTTCGCCTGAGGACCGTCGCGTGCCCGAGGGCGACAGCGTCCACAAGCTCGCGCGGCGGCTCGACCGCTCGCTGCTCGGGCGCACCGTCGTCCGCTCCGACCTGCGGGTCCCGAGGCTGGCGACCCGCGACCTGGCCGGGCGCCGGGTCCTCGAGCACGCCACCCACGGCAAGCACCTGCTGACGCGGTTCTCCGGCGACGTGACCCTGCACAGCCACCTGCGGATGGACGGCGAGTGGTCGGTCACCGGGCCCGGCAAGCAGCTGCCGCGGCGGCTGCAGCACGAGGTCCGGCTGGTGCTGGTGCTCGACTCCGGCTCGACGGCGTGGGGACTGCGGCTGCACGACCTGGCCCTGGTGGCCACCACCGACGAGGCCTCGATCATCGGCCACCTCGGGCCCGACCCCCTGCGGGAGGACTGGGACGCCGCAGAGGCGGTGCGCCGGCTGCGCACCGACCCCTCGCTGCCGTTGGTCTCGGCGCTGCTCGACCAGACCCGGGTGGCCGGCCTCGGCAACCTGTGGGTCAACGAGCTCGCCTTCCTCACCGGCGTCAGCCCCTGGACGCCGATCGGCTCGGTCGACGTCGAGCGGCTGGTCGCGCGCGCCGCGACGGCGCTGCGCCACTCCGCCCTGGTGCCCGGGGCCTACCAGGTCACCACCGGCTCCAGCCGGCGCGGCGAGGACCACTGGGTCGCCGGCCGGCAGCGGCGTCCGTGCCTGCGCTGCGGCACCGAGGTGCGGATGGTCGCCGAGCTCGCGAACGACCCGGCGAACCGCCGCACCTGGTGGTGCCCGCACTGCCAGCCCGGCCCGGGCCCCGAGACGCGACGACCGGCCTGAGGGCCGCGCCGGTCAGGGTCAGGGGCAGTCGATCGAGACGTCGGAGACGCGCACCAGGCGCGGCCGGTCGACGTCGTCCTCGACCTTGCCGGTGGCCCACCAGAGCCGGATGCCCTCACCGTGGACCTCGAGGACGGCGAGGTTGTTGTCGAACCAGGGGCCCTCGACCAGCCGCCACGAGAACGGGGCGTCGGGCACCTTCGCCGACCGGGCCACGACGTGGCCGAGCGGGCCGGCGACGCCGTAGGAGAGGGCGGCGGTGGCGAAGCGCCACTTGCGCGAGAGCGGGTTGCGGATCGGCGAGCAGACCGCCTGGAGGATCCGGCTGCGCACGCCGGGCAGCGGCTTCACCGCCGACAGGTAGCTGTGGTGGACGTCGCCGGAGAGGAAGGTGATCGTCGCCGGGGCCCGGCCGCGCTCGCCGCGGCCGACCTCGAGGGTCATCCGGGCGACCTCGCCGAAGCCC
It encodes the following:
- a CDS encoding ribonuclease domain-containing protein; translation: MAGSRIARRRRRTARTTETSPSTRSPAATPSPPEDPDAVARLAEAHPVPGPGTEPTRIRRLQGDHGDRGDRGDRGTDGGPGTPGGPDLAAALRQQRARATGRSRADVDQEAAQEGAQRAHGEALLTSSGQRATAEAQQFGLGGGVDHQRIGATVTRNRALGATGFEELLAGRRARTEAMTPVSGATPALDDHQGGLADREARLAELGELRTEASRRRDGLAAVLAGARQTAAEAVAVASWDQDALDQLASAASAALAGLRVSSLETPEQVEAGLGAVQAAIMPLLERAREDIAWMERLQPRTETEIREGVEEFRTTGSTDVMNSAMCQLWQNILSLGPAIPRDGVLVEAKFDGLSSEIDRKTSFDPGRATAALTSGTPRQKADLVEQLQKRASTKRSITEVLKVGYDTKKLLTIVNRLASVDGLATAMAHTTPDDLDQITQRCRDTKVLLRIYRAARLDGARVVKWLVTSARHDAADLDAYLARGGRAWLDETCGPPALPAGVTKEDIVRDAQPKEGSARPPTNGFAGNRRFTNQGKLPDMLLPARTAENKAITYREYDVQRYRPGVDRGSRRFVKGSDGRFYYTDDHYQTFRKFAP
- a CDS encoding barstar family protein, yielding MRLTAPEALHVQVEDPSAFAETYTRLQGEYPDARTWRVRGDRMATARAAFDELGAALQLPYYFGGNWAALEDCLLDLDWAPATDYLLLVCDAHLALADEPDQLPSLLGSLVRAHEAWQPRSFRTVLQVPAGADDALWSRLAQAGQATAV
- a CDS encoding SCO6745 family protein, producing MDATAAGRTARTLETLHALSYFAPEVDAELVALGVRTGRATYFASRSAPMGAVGAGTVTATFFVFNPTLVARLVPAVWAAAAPADVVAARFRAVDAAYRRLLGDEAVAAPEIAEAADLTRAAVAGCDPAGRPLYAAHADLAWPDEPHLALWHGLSLLREYRGDGHVAALLSHGLTGLESLVTHTATGTGFTEPAAKLTRGWSDEQWAGAVSSLAERGLVDAGGGLTEAGVALRASIEAATDELALAPWATLGEAGRERLGAIGKPLVIRALKAGAFPAGVFA
- a CDS encoding Fpg/Nei family DNA glycosylase, translated to MPEGDSVHKLARRLDRSLLGRTVVRSDLRVPRLATRDLAGRRVLEHATHGKHLLTRFSGDVTLHSHLRMDGEWSVTGPGKQLPRRLQHEVRLVLVLDSGSTAWGLRLHDLALVATTDEASIIGHLGPDPLREDWDAAEAVRRLRTDPSLPLVSALLDQTRVAGLGNLWVNELAFLTGVSPWTPIGSVDVERLVARAATALRHSALVPGAYQVTTGSSRRGEDHWVAGRQRRPCLRCGTEVRMVAELANDPANRRTWWCPHCQPGPGPETRRPA